In one window of Henckelia pumila isolate YLH828 chromosome 1, ASM3356847v2, whole genome shotgun sequence DNA:
- the LOC140883009 gene encoding pentatricopeptide repeat-containing protein At5g10690-like isoform X1: protein MLSLQSSAVHGTSAISLPSSTRTITRHLRKHYPSKLRRCSPSDQLNLKMLTSRVVQLTRRRQLDQIFEEIEIAKKLHGQLNTIVMNAVMQACVHCHDIESALGVFAEMSKPEGCGVDSITYGTLLKGLGDAGRIDEAFQLLESVELGTAVGNPQLSEALICGLLNALIESGDLRRANGVLARFCHVLQEGGKPSVLSFNLLIKGYIRVGCPQAAIGIHDEILRRGLNPDRVTYNHLIYACIKAGNLDAATQFYEQMKDKAPKDYHHNDFPDLVTYTTLLQGFGQAKDLHSIERILIEMKSRNKLRIDRVAYTTIVDALLNCGSIKGALCVFGEMIKQAKENPILRPKPHLFMSMMRAFAAEGDYGMVRRLYDRMWFDSVGTISSALQVESDHLLMEAALNEGQVELALQKLRKVIRKWRDISWSSREGMVALRLEALMGLNTSMLCPLVLPQVSLSGTIESIMMPFSEAQPLPATLLLEKVIMRFFKDSVVPIIDDWGGCVGILHREDCDMLDAPLSALMRSPPPCVTSSTSIGYVIDFMLQKRHKMIIIVKYGDFHGLSYGSSSRAIGVFTHAHLSKLSKTSTSKLSDEHFYLSESNTNS, encoded by the exons ATGCTTTCACTGCAGAGCTCCGCTGTCCATGGAACCTCCGCAATCTCACTTCCATCATCGACCAGAACGATAACTAGGCATTTACGCAAACACTATCCAAGCAAATTACGTCGCTGCTCCCCCTCGGACCAGCTCAATCTCAAGATGCTCACCTCCCGCGTCGTGCAACTCACCCGCCGCCGCCAATTGGATCAG ATATTTGAGGAAATAGAGATTGCTAAAAAGCTACATGGGCAGCTGAACACAATTGTGATGAATGCCGTGATGCAGGCATGTGTTCATTGTCATGACATCGAGTCAGCTCTCGGAGTCTTTGCTGAAATGTCGAAGCCAGAGGGCTGTGGGGTTGATTCTATCACATATGGCACACTTTTGAAG GGATTGGGTGATGCTGGGAGAATCGATGAAGCATTTCAACTGCTTGAGTCTGTGGAGCTGGGCACTGCTGTTGGTAACCCACAGTTGTCTGAAGCTCTTATTTGTGGTCTCTTGAATGCTTTAATTGAATCAG GAGATCTCCGCCGTGCAAATGGTGTTCTTGCAAGGTTCTGCCATGTGCTTCAAGAAGGTGGAAAACCATCCGTTCTGAGTTTCAACTTATTGATAAAG gGATATATTAGAGTTGGTTGTCCCCAGGCAGCAATTGGCATACATGATGAAATTTTGAGGAGAGGTCTGAATCCTGACAGAGTCACATATAATCATCTAATTTATGCATGCATCAAGGCTGGAAACTTGGATGCAGCAACACAGTTTTATGAACAGATGAAG GACAAAGCTCCGAAAGATTATCATCACAATGATTTTCCAGATCTTGTCACTTACACTACATTACTACAG GGTTTTGGTCAGGCAAAGGATCTGCATTCTATTGAAAGGATCTTGATAGAAATGAAATCACGCAACAAATTACGCATTGACCGTGTTGCTTACACTACTATTGTGGATGCATTGTTAAATTGTGGGTCAATTAAAG GTGCTCTCTGTGTTTTCGGGGAGATGATAAAACAAGCCAAGGAAAATCCTATCTTAAGGCCGAAGCCTCATCTGTTTATGTCGATGATGCGTGCATTTGCTGCTGAGGGAGATTATGGAATGGTCAGAAGGCTCTATGACCGCATGTGGTTTGACTCAGTGGGAACAATTTCATCTGCATTGCAAGTAGAATCTGATCACCTTTTAATGGAGGCAGCCTTAAATGAAGGCCAG GTTGAATTGGCTTTGCAGAAATTGAGAAAAGTTATTCGGAAATGGAGAGATATATCATGGAGCAGTAGAGAAGGCATG GTTGCTCTACGACTTGAGGCTTTGATGGGTTTAAACACATCAATGTTGTGTCCTCTCGTGCTTCCTCAG GTATCACTCAGTGGCACGATTGAGAGTATCATGATGCCATTTAGTGAAGCTCAGCCGCTTCCAGCCACATTGCTATTAGAGAAAGTGATTATGCGGTTCTTCAAAGATTCTGTTGTACCCATTATAGATGATTGGGGAGGCTGCGTGGGAATATTGCATCGTGAAGACTGCGATATG CTAGATGCGCCTCTCTCGGCACTTATGAGGAGTCCACCTCCATGTGTCACAAGTTCAACGTCTATTGgatatgtcattgattttatgCTACAGAAGAGACACAAAATGATAATAATTGTCAAATATGGTGACTTTCATGGTTTATCTTATGGCTCAAGTTCACGTGCCATAGGAGTTTTTACACATGCACATTTGAGTAAGCTTAGCAAAACTTCAACATCAAAGTTATCTGATGAACATTTTTACCTGTCAGAAAGCAATACAAATTCTTGA
- the LOC140883009 gene encoding pentatricopeptide repeat-containing protein At5g10690-like isoform X4 produces the protein MSKPEGCGVDSITYGTLLKGLGDAGRIDEAFQLLESVELGTAVGNPQLSEALICGLLNALIESGDLRRANGVLARFCHVLQEGGKPSVLSFNLLIKGYIRVGCPQAAIGIHDEILRRGLNPDRVTYNHLIYACIKAGNLDAATQFYEQMKDKAPKDYHHNDFPDLVTYTTLLQGFGQAKDLHSIERILIEMKSRNKLRIDRVAYTTIVDALLNCGSIKGALCVFGEMIKQAKENPILRPKPHLFMSMMRAFAAEGDYGMVRRLYDRMWFDSVGTISSALQVESDHLLMEAALNEGQVELALQKLRKVIRKWRDISWSSREGMVALRLEALMGLNTSMLCPLVLPQVSLSGTIESIMMPFSEAQPLPATLLLEKVIMRFFKDSVVPIIDDWGGCVGILHREDCDMLDAPLSALMRSPPPCVTSSTSIGYVIDFMLQKRHKMIIIVKYGDFHGLSYGSSSRAIGVFTHAHLSKLSKTSTSKLSDEHFYLSESNTNS, from the exons ATGTCGAAGCCAGAGGGCTGTGGGGTTGATTCTATCACATATGGCACACTTTTGAAG GGATTGGGTGATGCTGGGAGAATCGATGAAGCATTTCAACTGCTTGAGTCTGTGGAGCTGGGCACTGCTGTTGGTAACCCACAGTTGTCTGAAGCTCTTATTTGTGGTCTCTTGAATGCTTTAATTGAATCAG GAGATCTCCGCCGTGCAAATGGTGTTCTTGCAAGGTTCTGCCATGTGCTTCAAGAAGGTGGAAAACCATCCGTTCTGAGTTTCAACTTATTGATAAAG gGATATATTAGAGTTGGTTGTCCCCAGGCAGCAATTGGCATACATGATGAAATTTTGAGGAGAGGTCTGAATCCTGACAGAGTCACATATAATCATCTAATTTATGCATGCATCAAGGCTGGAAACTTGGATGCAGCAACACAGTTTTATGAACAGATGAAG GACAAAGCTCCGAAAGATTATCATCACAATGATTTTCCAGATCTTGTCACTTACACTACATTACTACAG GGTTTTGGTCAGGCAAAGGATCTGCATTCTATTGAAAGGATCTTGATAGAAATGAAATCACGCAACAAATTACGCATTGACCGTGTTGCTTACACTACTATTGTGGATGCATTGTTAAATTGTGGGTCAATTAAAG GTGCTCTCTGTGTTTTCGGGGAGATGATAAAACAAGCCAAGGAAAATCCTATCTTAAGGCCGAAGCCTCATCTGTTTATGTCGATGATGCGTGCATTTGCTGCTGAGGGAGATTATGGAATGGTCAGAAGGCTCTATGACCGCATGTGGTTTGACTCAGTGGGAACAATTTCATCTGCATTGCAAGTAGAATCTGATCACCTTTTAATGGAGGCAGCCTTAAATGAAGGCCAG GTTGAATTGGCTTTGCAGAAATTGAGAAAAGTTATTCGGAAATGGAGAGATATATCATGGAGCAGTAGAGAAGGCATG GTTGCTCTACGACTTGAGGCTTTGATGGGTTTAAACACATCAATGTTGTGTCCTCTCGTGCTTCCTCAG GTATCACTCAGTGGCACGATTGAGAGTATCATGATGCCATTTAGTGAAGCTCAGCCGCTTCCAGCCACATTGCTATTAGAGAAAGTGATTATGCGGTTCTTCAAAGATTCTGTTGTACCCATTATAGATGATTGGGGAGGCTGCGTGGGAATATTGCATCGTGAAGACTGCGATATG CTAGATGCGCCTCTCTCGGCACTTATGAGGAGTCCACCTCCATGTGTCACAAGTTCAACGTCTATTGgatatgtcattgattttatgCTACAGAAGAGACACAAAATGATAATAATTGTCAAATATGGTGACTTTCATGGTTTATCTTATGGCTCAAGTTCACGTGCCATAGGAGTTTTTACACATGCACATTTGAGTAAGCTTAGCAAAACTTCAACATCAAAGTTATCTGATGAACATTTTTACCTGTCAGAAAGCAATACAAATTCTTGA
- the LOC140883049 gene encoding uncharacterized protein, whose protein sequence is MEVSDAYVVPQPETKQEDEESTVTKAEEEATQVESNNETGTEILELEDPEQIKEEKGDDVKVETDVKVETEEVYTVSEQDDTSIGVKSEEPEGESHIEETGSKHQELEEHTLNESDNNQTEESVSDIPVAEVEDEEHEQKDEEQGEQGEHLDNKEAAANGNEATDSKETEVQEIAGEEKQETESVAVKKQVLQGKKDSAVSNDVIEETASKLREQRKNKVKALAGAFETVISLQEPK, encoded by the coding sequence ATGGAGGTTTCCGATGCGTATGTCGTCCCACAACCTGAAACAAAGCAAGAAGATGAAGAATCTACCGTCACCAAAGCTGAAGAAGAGGCAACTCAAGTCGAGAGCAACAATGAGACAGGTACTGAAATTTTGGAGCTGGAAGACCCGGAGCAGATAAAAGAGGAGAAAGGCGACGATGTCAAGGTTGAGACTGATGTCAAGGTTGAGACTGAAGAGGTGTATACCGTTTCTGAACAAGATGACACCTCTATTGGCGTCAAGTCAGAAGAGCCAGAAGGCGAGTCACATATTGAAGAAACTGGCAGCAAACATCAGGAATTAGAAGAACACACTTTAAACGAAAGTGATAACAATCAAACTGAAGAAAGTGTTTCAGATATTCCCGTTGCTGAAGTTGAAGATGAAGAACATGAACAGAAGGATGAAGAACAGGGAGAGCAGGGAGAACACTTGGATAACAAGGAAGCAGCAGCCAATGGAAACGAAGCCACTGACTCTAAAGAAACAGAAGTGCAAGAAATCGCAGGGGAAGAAAAGCAGGAGACAGAAAGTGTGGCAGTCAAAAAACAAGTACTGCAAGGAAAGAAGGATTCTGCAGTTTCAAATGATGTGATCGAGGAAACTGCAAGTAAGCTTCGGGAGCAGAGGAAAAATAAGGTGAAAGCGCTTGCAGGGGCATTTGAAACTGTCATATCCTTGCAGGAGCCTAAGTAA
- the LOC140883009 gene encoding pentatricopeptide repeat-containing protein At5g10690-like isoform X2: MLSLQSSAVHGTSAISLPSSTRTITRHLRKHYPSKLRRCSPSDQLNLKMLTSRVVQLTRRRQLDQIFEEIEIAKKLHGQLNTIVMNAVMQACVHCHDIESALGVFAEMSKPEGCGVDSITYGTLLKGLGDAGRIDEAFQLLESVELGTAVGNPQLSEALICGLLNALIESGDLRRANGVLARFCHVLQEGGKPSVLSFNLLIKGYIRVGCPQAAIGIHDEILRRGLNPDRVTYNHLIYACIKAGNLDAATQFYEQMKDKAPKDYHHNDFPDLVTYTTLLQGFGQAKDLHSIERILIEMKSRNKLRIDRVAYTTIVDALLNCGSIKGALCVFGEMIKQAKENPILRPKPHLFMSMMRAFAAEGDYGMVRRLYDRMWFDSVGTISSALQVESDHLLMEAALNEGQVELALQKLRKVIRKWRDISWSSREGMVALRLEALMGLNTSMLCPLVLPQVSLSGTIESIMMPFSEAQPLPATLLLEKVIMRFFKDSVVPIIDDWGGCVGILHREDCDMLDAPLSALMRSPPPCVTSSTSIGYVIDFMLQKRHKMIIIVKYGDFHGLSYGSSSRAIGVFTHAHLNPSHECHSTTC, translated from the exons ATGCTTTCACTGCAGAGCTCCGCTGTCCATGGAACCTCCGCAATCTCACTTCCATCATCGACCAGAACGATAACTAGGCATTTACGCAAACACTATCCAAGCAAATTACGTCGCTGCTCCCCCTCGGACCAGCTCAATCTCAAGATGCTCACCTCCCGCGTCGTGCAACTCACCCGCCGCCGCCAATTGGATCAG ATATTTGAGGAAATAGAGATTGCTAAAAAGCTACATGGGCAGCTGAACACAATTGTGATGAATGCCGTGATGCAGGCATGTGTTCATTGTCATGACATCGAGTCAGCTCTCGGAGTCTTTGCTGAAATGTCGAAGCCAGAGGGCTGTGGGGTTGATTCTATCACATATGGCACACTTTTGAAG GGATTGGGTGATGCTGGGAGAATCGATGAAGCATTTCAACTGCTTGAGTCTGTGGAGCTGGGCACTGCTGTTGGTAACCCACAGTTGTCTGAAGCTCTTATTTGTGGTCTCTTGAATGCTTTAATTGAATCAG GAGATCTCCGCCGTGCAAATGGTGTTCTTGCAAGGTTCTGCCATGTGCTTCAAGAAGGTGGAAAACCATCCGTTCTGAGTTTCAACTTATTGATAAAG gGATATATTAGAGTTGGTTGTCCCCAGGCAGCAATTGGCATACATGATGAAATTTTGAGGAGAGGTCTGAATCCTGACAGAGTCACATATAATCATCTAATTTATGCATGCATCAAGGCTGGAAACTTGGATGCAGCAACACAGTTTTATGAACAGATGAAG GACAAAGCTCCGAAAGATTATCATCACAATGATTTTCCAGATCTTGTCACTTACACTACATTACTACAG GGTTTTGGTCAGGCAAAGGATCTGCATTCTATTGAAAGGATCTTGATAGAAATGAAATCACGCAACAAATTACGCATTGACCGTGTTGCTTACACTACTATTGTGGATGCATTGTTAAATTGTGGGTCAATTAAAG GTGCTCTCTGTGTTTTCGGGGAGATGATAAAACAAGCCAAGGAAAATCCTATCTTAAGGCCGAAGCCTCATCTGTTTATGTCGATGATGCGTGCATTTGCTGCTGAGGGAGATTATGGAATGGTCAGAAGGCTCTATGACCGCATGTGGTTTGACTCAGTGGGAACAATTTCATCTGCATTGCAAGTAGAATCTGATCACCTTTTAATGGAGGCAGCCTTAAATGAAGGCCAG GTTGAATTGGCTTTGCAGAAATTGAGAAAAGTTATTCGGAAATGGAGAGATATATCATGGAGCAGTAGAGAAGGCATG GTTGCTCTACGACTTGAGGCTTTGATGGGTTTAAACACATCAATGTTGTGTCCTCTCGTGCTTCCTCAG GTATCACTCAGTGGCACGATTGAGAGTATCATGATGCCATTTAGTGAAGCTCAGCCGCTTCCAGCCACATTGCTATTAGAGAAAGTGATTATGCGGTTCTTCAAAGATTCTGTTGTACCCATTATAGATGATTGGGGAGGCTGCGTGGGAATATTGCATCGTGAAGACTGCGATATG CTAGATGCGCCTCTCTCGGCACTTATGAGGAGTCCACCTCCATGTGTCACAAGTTCAACGTCTATTGgatatgtcattgattttatgCTACAGAAGAGACACAAAATGATAATAATTGTCAAATATGGTGACTTTCATGGTTTATCTTATGGCTCAAGTTCACGTGCCATAGGAGTTTTTACACATGCACATTTGA ATCCATCACATGAATGCCACAGTACTACTTGCTAA
- the LOC140883009 gene encoding pentatricopeptide repeat-containing protein At5g10690-like isoform X3 — MLSLQSSAVHGTSAISLPSSTRTITRHLRKHYPSKLRRCSPSDQLNLKMLTSRVVQLTRRRQLDQIFEEIEIAKKLHGQLNTIVMNAVMQACVHCHDIESALGVFAEMSKPEGCGVDSITYGTLLKGLGDAGRIDEAFQLLESVELGTAVGNPQLSEALICGLLNALIESGDLRRANGVLARFCHVLQEGGKPSVLSFNLLIKGYIRVGCPQAAIGIHDEILRRGLNPDRVTYNHLIYACIKAGNLDAATQFYEQMKDKAPKDYHHNDFPDLVTYTTLLQGFGQAKDLHSIERILIEMKSRNKLRIDRVAYTTIVDALLNCGSIKGALCVFGEMIKQAKENPILRPKPHLFMSMMRAFAAEGDYGMVRRLYDRMWFDSVGTISSALQVESDHLLMEAALNEGQVELALQKLRKVIRKWRDISWSSREGMVALRLEALMGLNTSMLCPLVLPQVSLSGTIESIMMPFSEAQPLPATLLLEKVIMRFFKDSVVPIIDDWGGCVGILHREDCDMLDAPLSALMRSPPPCVTSSTSIGYVIDFMLQKRHKMIIIVKYGDFHGLSYGSSSRAIGVFTHAHLNCRSIT, encoded by the exons ATGCTTTCACTGCAGAGCTCCGCTGTCCATGGAACCTCCGCAATCTCACTTCCATCATCGACCAGAACGATAACTAGGCATTTACGCAAACACTATCCAAGCAAATTACGTCGCTGCTCCCCCTCGGACCAGCTCAATCTCAAGATGCTCACCTCCCGCGTCGTGCAACTCACCCGCCGCCGCCAATTGGATCAG ATATTTGAGGAAATAGAGATTGCTAAAAAGCTACATGGGCAGCTGAACACAATTGTGATGAATGCCGTGATGCAGGCATGTGTTCATTGTCATGACATCGAGTCAGCTCTCGGAGTCTTTGCTGAAATGTCGAAGCCAGAGGGCTGTGGGGTTGATTCTATCACATATGGCACACTTTTGAAG GGATTGGGTGATGCTGGGAGAATCGATGAAGCATTTCAACTGCTTGAGTCTGTGGAGCTGGGCACTGCTGTTGGTAACCCACAGTTGTCTGAAGCTCTTATTTGTGGTCTCTTGAATGCTTTAATTGAATCAG GAGATCTCCGCCGTGCAAATGGTGTTCTTGCAAGGTTCTGCCATGTGCTTCAAGAAGGTGGAAAACCATCCGTTCTGAGTTTCAACTTATTGATAAAG gGATATATTAGAGTTGGTTGTCCCCAGGCAGCAATTGGCATACATGATGAAATTTTGAGGAGAGGTCTGAATCCTGACAGAGTCACATATAATCATCTAATTTATGCATGCATCAAGGCTGGAAACTTGGATGCAGCAACACAGTTTTATGAACAGATGAAG GACAAAGCTCCGAAAGATTATCATCACAATGATTTTCCAGATCTTGTCACTTACACTACATTACTACAG GGTTTTGGTCAGGCAAAGGATCTGCATTCTATTGAAAGGATCTTGATAGAAATGAAATCACGCAACAAATTACGCATTGACCGTGTTGCTTACACTACTATTGTGGATGCATTGTTAAATTGTGGGTCAATTAAAG GTGCTCTCTGTGTTTTCGGGGAGATGATAAAACAAGCCAAGGAAAATCCTATCTTAAGGCCGAAGCCTCATCTGTTTATGTCGATGATGCGTGCATTTGCTGCTGAGGGAGATTATGGAATGGTCAGAAGGCTCTATGACCGCATGTGGTTTGACTCAGTGGGAACAATTTCATCTGCATTGCAAGTAGAATCTGATCACCTTTTAATGGAGGCAGCCTTAAATGAAGGCCAG GTTGAATTGGCTTTGCAGAAATTGAGAAAAGTTATTCGGAAATGGAGAGATATATCATGGAGCAGTAGAGAAGGCATG GTTGCTCTACGACTTGAGGCTTTGATGGGTTTAAACACATCAATGTTGTGTCCTCTCGTGCTTCCTCAG GTATCACTCAGTGGCACGATTGAGAGTATCATGATGCCATTTAGTGAAGCTCAGCCGCTTCCAGCCACATTGCTATTAGAGAAAGTGATTATGCGGTTCTTCAAAGATTCTGTTGTACCCATTATAGATGATTGGGGAGGCTGCGTGGGAATATTGCATCGTGAAGACTGCGATATG CTAGATGCGCCTCTCTCGGCACTTATGAGGAGTCCACCTCCATGTGTCACAAGTTCAACGTCTATTGgatatgtcattgattttatgCTACAGAAGAGACACAAAATGATAATAATTGTCAAATATGGTGACTTTCATGGTTTATCTTATGGCTCAAGTTCACGTGCCATAGGAGTTTTTACACATGCACATTTGA ATTGCAGATCCATCACATGA